The Candidatus Nitrosymbiomonas proteolyticus genome has a segment encoding these proteins:
- a CDS encoding deacetylase: MLPNFYFDPEILKYSFGPSHPLLPERLERTLALLEALGHGGYFPPGEITLSDLERVHSPDYIQAVRKLSEQPDLNSASATRYGLGPGDNPAFEGMFPSACAYCACSAQAAKDVCAGATLAFSLGGGLHHAQRSFASGFCVFNDPAIALYILRERFDRVAYVDIDVHHGDGVQFLFWDDPSVLTCSIHEDGRYLYPGTGAVEETGPAYAAVNVPLPPGTTGDTWLWAFEQGILPALEAFVPEALVLQMGTDAHFLDPLAHLNVAAQDWLEAVRLVKEAGLPIVALGGGGYSLDTVPRMWASACLTLAGVPFQDSLPDSLVERWQAPSFFDPSPPGPSGSGRREAEKVIEVLRSNVFPGLPRPR; the protein is encoded by the coding sequence GTGCTTCCGAACTTCTACTTCGATCCGGAGATTCTGAAGTACTCCTTCGGGCCGAGCCATCCTCTGCTGCCGGAGAGGCTCGAACGAACGCTGGCGCTTCTCGAAGCGCTCGGCCACGGGGGATATTTCCCTCCAGGGGAAATCACGCTCTCCGATCTCGAACGGGTCCACAGTCCTGACTACATCCAAGCCGTTCGCAAACTGAGCGAGCAGCCCGACCTCAATTCGGCGAGCGCCACTCGATATGGGTTGGGCCCCGGCGATAACCCTGCTTTCGAGGGGATGTTTCCCTCCGCTTGCGCCTATTGCGCTTGTTCTGCACAAGCGGCGAAGGATGTATGCGCCGGGGCGACCCTGGCCTTTTCGCTGGGCGGGGGGCTGCACCATGCCCAACGATCGTTCGCCAGCGGGTTTTGCGTGTTCAACGATCCCGCGATCGCCCTCTACATCCTTCGGGAGCGATTCGATCGAGTCGCCTATGTCGATATCGACGTTCACCACGGCGACGGCGTGCAGTTCCTCTTTTGGGACGACCCGTCCGTCTTAACGTGCAGCATCCACGAGGACGGGCGGTACCTCTACCCTGGCACCGGCGCAGTAGAGGAAACGGGTCCCGCGTACGCCGCCGTCAACGTGCCACTTCCCCCCGGCACGACTGGCGACACTTGGCTGTGGGCATTTGAACAGGGCATTCTTCCTGCTCTCGAAGCCTTCGTGCCCGAAGCCCTTGTGCTGCAAATGGGAACGGACGCCCACTTCCTCGACCCGCTCGCTCACCTCAATGTCGCAGCCCAGGATTGGCTCGAAGCGGTCCGGCTTGTCAAGGAGGCCGGGCTCCCGATCGTCGCCCTCGGTGGGGGAGGCTACAGCCTCGACACCGTTCCCCGCATGTGGGCTTCGGCCTGCCTGACTCTTGCAGGCGTCCCATTCCAAGACTCCCTTCCCGACTCTCTCGTCGAACGATGGCAGGCGCCTTCGTTCTTTGACCCTTCTCCGCCGGGGCCTTCGGGGAGCGGCCGCAGAGAAGCTGAGAAGGTGATCGAGGTCCTGCGCTCGAACGTCTTTCCCGGCTTGCCCCGGCCTCGGTAG
- a CDS encoding glycoside hydrolase: protein MMLRFTRHFVAASLAVLASGVFAPVLAAQAIDMGQFEGLKWRLIGPFRGGRSTAVCGVVGRPSEFYMGTTGGGLWKTIDAGVNWECVSDGYFRTGSVGAVAASRSNPDIVYAGMGEACIRGNISHGDGVYRSADGGKTWGHVGLKETQTIGRIVVHPTNPDIVYVAALGHIYGANKERGVYKTTDGGKTWRQVLYVSERAGAVDLSLDVHNPETLYAATWEAWRTAYSLNSGGPGSKLFKTTDGGRNWTDLSQARGMPGGPLGRIGVSVSPADSNVVYAIVEALEGGVFRSDDAGTTWTLTNSDRNYRQRAWYYTHIAADPKNKDTVYVLNVGMGRSTDGGKTFRGVGTPHSDNHDLWIDPDDPNRLANANDGGANVSQDGGRTWTRQDYATAQLYHVSADNAFPYRVLAAQQDNSTVRIPSRTAGAGITSSDWTSTAGGESGYVVAKPDDPEIVFGGSYGGYLQRLNHRLNSSRNINFWPDNPMGHGAADLAHRIQWTFPIVFSPHDPNVLYSCSQFVMKSTNEGQTWQKISPDLTKNDKSKMGPSGGPITKDNTSVEYYGTVFTLAESPKKPGVLWAGSDDGWVSVTLDGGKAWQRVTPAGMPEWGLCSMIDASAHAEGTAYLAVDNHENDDLAPYIYRTHDFGKSWTKIVSGLPEDSYVRVVREDPKMRGLLYAGTETGVWVSFNDGALWQPLQFNLPVVPVHDLVIKDDDLIAATHGRSIWILDDLSLLRQANPSGGLATRLFKPRDNYRVSGGGGFGRRPQAREEEPEPTGENPPMGFVVTYSIQEPAESVLIEVSDARGVVVGRREGAPSAKGLHKVPIRLQYSSYRSVPGMIFWAAGSRPIPAPPGTYTIRLVVDGAAQTVDGRFVLPPNSEATEEDAVLQCDLARRISARVDDANQAVLKARDVRKKVADASEAAGKSGKDPKAISSAQEGASRLGAQLTEIEEAIYQVKNRSGQDPLNYPIRLNNKIAALLGVVLSGDFRPTDAAYEVFNALSGELQTHLDRLESLLTKDLNALNTQFQALGIERVAPDTSGGGVAP, encoded by the coding sequence ATGATGCTTCGATTCACCCGTCACTTCGTTGCTGCAAGCCTCGCCGTTCTTGCCTCTGGGGTTTTCGCACCGGTTCTTGCGGCCCAGGCGATCGACATGGGGCAGTTCGAGGGCCTCAAGTGGAGGCTGATCGGGCCCTTCCGCGGAGGCCGGTCTACGGCGGTCTGCGGTGTCGTCGGGCGGCCCTCTGAGTTCTACATGGGCACCACGGGCGGGGGGCTCTGGAAAACGATCGACGCGGGAGTGAATTGGGAGTGCGTGTCGGATGGATACTTTCGCACGGGGTCGGTGGGCGCGGTCGCCGCTAGCCGCTCGAACCCCGATATCGTCTACGCCGGGATGGGGGAGGCCTGCATTAGGGGCAACATCTCCCACGGCGACGGCGTTTATCGGTCCGCAGACGGAGGCAAGACCTGGGGCCATGTCGGCCTCAAGGAAACCCAGACCATCGGACGGATCGTTGTCCACCCCACCAATCCCGACATCGTCTACGTGGCGGCCTTGGGCCATATTTACGGCGCCAACAAGGAGCGAGGGGTCTACAAGACCACCGACGGCGGCAAGACTTGGCGCCAAGTGCTCTACGTTTCTGAGCGGGCGGGCGCCGTCGATCTTTCCTTGGATGTCCACAACCCCGAAACGCTGTACGCCGCGACTTGGGAGGCCTGGAGAACGGCCTACTCCTTGAACAGCGGCGGCCCGGGATCGAAGCTGTTTAAGACGACGGATGGGGGCAGGAATTGGACCGACCTTTCGCAAGCTCGAGGGATGCCGGGCGGCCCCCTGGGGAGGATTGGCGTCAGCGTTTCTCCGGCGGACTCGAACGTCGTATATGCGATCGTCGAGGCGCTCGAGGGCGGGGTGTTTCGTTCCGACGATGCCGGGACCACATGGACTCTTACCAATTCCGACCGCAACTACCGTCAGAGGGCCTGGTACTACACTCACATCGCGGCCGACCCGAAGAACAAGGACACAGTGTACGTTCTGAACGTTGGGATGGGACGCAGCACCGATGGCGGCAAGACCTTCCGGGGAGTCGGCACGCCTCACAGCGACAACCACGACCTTTGGATCGACCCCGACGACCCGAACCGTTTGGCGAACGCCAACGATGGAGGGGCCAACGTTTCGCAGGACGGAGGCCGCACATGGACTCGGCAGGACTATGCGACGGCCCAGCTTTACCATGTCTCCGCGGACAACGCGTTTCCCTATCGAGTTCTCGCCGCCCAGCAGGACAACAGCACGGTCCGCATTCCCAGCCGAACCGCGGGCGCGGGCATCACGAGCAGCGACTGGACCTCGACCGCCGGAGGCGAGAGTGGATACGTCGTGGCCAAGCCCGACGACCCAGAAATCGTGTTCGGAGGCAGCTATGGAGGCTATCTACAGCGGCTCAACCACAGGCTCAATTCCAGCCGCAACATCAACTTCTGGCCCGACAACCCGATGGGACACGGCGCGGCTGACCTCGCGCACCGCATTCAGTGGACCTTCCCGATCGTGTTTTCGCCCCACGACCCGAACGTTCTTTATAGCTGCTCCCAGTTCGTCATGAAGTCGACGAACGAAGGCCAGACGTGGCAAAAGATCAGCCCCGACCTGACGAAGAACGACAAGTCGAAAATGGGTCCGAGCGGCGGGCCGATCACGAAGGACAATACGAGCGTCGAGTATTACGGCACGGTGTTCACCCTTGCCGAATCACCGAAGAAACCGGGGGTGCTGTGGGCCGGCTCAGACGATGGGTGGGTCAGCGTCACCCTCGACGGGGGCAAGGCGTGGCAGCGCGTCACGCCCGCAGGGATGCCGGAATGGGGCCTTTGCAGCATGATCGACGCCTCAGCCCACGCCGAAGGGACGGCGTATCTTGCCGTGGACAACCACGAAAACGACGACCTTGCCCCCTACATCTACCGCACGCACGACTTCGGCAAGTCCTGGACGAAGATCGTCAGCGGGTTGCCAGAGGATTCCTACGTCCGGGTCGTGCGCGAAGACCCCAAGATGCGAGGGCTGCTCTATGCGGGCACCGAGACCGGAGTGTGGGTGAGCTTCAACGACGGGGCTCTGTGGCAGCCCTTGCAGTTCAATTTGCCCGTCGTGCCCGTCCATGATCTGGTGATCAAAGACGACGACCTGATCGCCGCCACGCACGGAAGGTCGATTTGGATTCTTGACGACCTTTCGCTGCTGCGACAAGCGAACCCATCCGGCGGACTCGCCACTCGGCTTTTCAAGCCACGCGACAACTACCGCGTGTCCGGCGGAGGGGGTTTCGGCAGACGCCCTCAAGCTCGCGAGGAAGAGCCCGAGCCTACGGGTGAGAACCCGCCGATGGGATTTGTGGTCACCTACTCAATCCAAGAACCGGCTGAATCCGTACTGATCGAGGTCTCCGATGCGCGGGGCGTCGTCGTGGGCCGAAGAGAAGGCGCGCCGAGCGCGAAGGGCCTCCACAAGGTCCCGATCCGGCTCCAGTACTCCTCCTATCGCTCGGTTCCGGGGATGATCTTTTGGGCTGCGGGCTCGCGGCCGATCCCTGCCCCTCCCGGGACGTACACGATCCGCCTCGTTGTGGACGGCGCCGCTCAAACGGTGGATGGCAGGTTCGTTCTGCCTCCGAACAGCGAGGCGACTGAAGAAGACGCGGTGTTGCAGTGCGACCTCGCCCGACGAATCTCTGCCCGGGTCGATGACGCCAATCAAGCGGTATTGAAGGCGCGGGACGTTCGAAAGAAGGTGGCCGATGCCTCTGAGGCTGCGGGAAAGAGCGGAAAGGATCCGAAGGCGATATCGAGCGCTCAAGAAGGCGCATCACGCCTTGGGGCTCAACTCACGGAGATCGAAGAGGCAATCTATCAGGTGAAGAACCGAAGCGGGCAAGACCCTCTCAACTACCCGATTCGGCTGAACAACAAGATCGCGGCCCTGCTCGGTGTGGTGCTGTCTGGCGACTTCCGCCCGACCGATGCCGCTTATGAGGTGTTCAACGCTCTTTCGGGCGAGTTGCAGACTCACCTCGACCGCCTGGAATCGCTCCTCACCAAGGACCTAAATGCGCTCAACACGCAGTTCCAAGCACTCGGGATCGAACGCGTGGCGCCCGATACGAGCGGAGGAGGGGTAGCGCCCTAG
- a CDS encoding RNA pseudouridine synthase — MTDEQPTWVGTADAEDRLDRFLAAAFPTMSRAKVQEWIAVGCPRVDGKLAKAGRKLRPGAVVEIFGPPPAPEAPNIAPAKIPIEVLYEDEHLLVVEKPRGLATHPARSLKAPSLVNALLARGQPLSEGTGFYRPGIVHRLDKDTSGLIVVAKDDRSHSSLARQFERKTAERRYLAVLSGDLSRDRLLVDAPIGRDPSDRRKMAATSRGKPARTHFKRIRLTERGVLVGARLETGRTHQIRVHALLAGHPVLGDPVYGDRRGFPGPLQLHAAFLSFDHPETGERATFTAPPPADMEADAKDIDALDPF; from the coding sequence ATGACGGATGAACAGCCAACTTGGGTCGGAACTGCGGACGCCGAGGATCGCTTGGACCGGTTTCTTGCGGCGGCGTTTCCCACGATGAGCCGCGCGAAGGTTCAGGAATGGATCGCCGTGGGCTGTCCGAGGGTCGACGGCAAGCTCGCCAAAGCGGGGCGCAAGCTTCGCCCTGGGGCCGTCGTCGAGATCTTTGGCCCTCCGCCTGCGCCGGAAGCGCCGAATATCGCCCCTGCAAAGATTCCGATCGAAGTCCTCTACGAAGACGAGCACCTGCTGGTTGTCGAAAAGCCACGAGGCCTTGCGACGCACCCGGCCCGTTCCCTCAAGGCTCCAAGCCTTGTGAACGCGCTCTTGGCACGGGGCCAACCGCTCAGCGAGGGCACCGGGTTCTACCGTCCGGGAATCGTCCACCGACTCGACAAGGACACCTCGGGTCTGATCGTCGTGGCAAAGGACGACCGCTCTCACAGTTCTCTTGCTCGACAATTTGAGAGGAAGACCGCCGAACGAAGGTACCTTGCGGTGCTTTCAGGGGACTTGAGTCGAGACCGGCTCCTTGTGGACGCCCCGATCGGCCGCGACCCCTCAGACCGGCGAAAGATGGCTGCGACCTCGCGGGGTAAACCCGCTCGCACCCACTTCAAGAGAATCCGGCTCACCGAGCGCGGGGTCTTGGTGGGGGCAAGGCTCGAAACCGGTCGAACTCACCAGATAAGGGTTCACGCCTTGCTGGCGGGCCACCCCGTGCTGGGAGATCCTGTCTATGGCGATCGGCGGGGATTTCCAGGCCCCCTCCAACTCCATGCTGCGTTCCTTTCGTTCGATCACCCAGAAACAGGCGAGCGCGCGACGTTTACGGCCCCGCCGCCGGCCGACATGGAGGCGGACGCGAAAGACATCGATGCCCTCGATCCCTTTTAG
- a CDS encoding molecular chaperone GroES — protein sequence MKLTPLHDRIVVQSAPEEEKTAGGILLPDTAKERPSRGTVLAVGPGKRLDSGKLVSMEVKVGDVVLYGKYSGTEVTVGGEEYFILRQDDVLAVLEGAKAEKKEKVGAK from the coding sequence ATGAAACTGACACCGTTGCATGACAGAATCGTCGTTCAATCGGCTCCCGAAGAGGAGAAGACCGCAGGAGGAATCCTGCTCCCCGATACCGCCAAAGAGAGACCCTCGCGAGGCACCGTGCTCGCCGTCGGGCCCGGTAAGAGGCTCGATTCAGGAAAGCTGGTCTCGATGGAGGTGAAGGTCGGAGACGTGGTGCTTTACGGCAAGTACAGCGGGACGGAAGTGACGGTCGGCGGAGAGGAGTACTTCATTCTGCGCCAAGACGACGTGCTCGCTGTTCTCGAAGGAGCGAAGGCCGAGAAGAAAGAGAAGGTCGGAGCGAAGTAG
- a CDS encoding molecular chaperone GroEL, translating into MASKNLKYSDDARRALEVGVDKLANAVKVTLGPRGRNVVLEKKFGSPSVINDGVTIAKEIEVEDRFENMGAQLIREVASKTNDLAGDGTTTATVLAQAIFKEGIRNVAAGSNATLIRKGLDQATDAIVAALEKMSKPIKGREASLQVATVSAKDAEIGALVADVLEKVGKDGVVTVEESKGLETSFELVEGMQFDKGYLSPYFVTDAHRMETVFENPLLLFYEKKISSVQDIVPTLEKVLRQQRPFVIIAEDVEAECLATLVLNRLRANLPVAAVKAPGFGDRRKAMLEDMAILTGGQAVTEDLGIKLENLPMESLGSAARIVITKDNTTLIDGKGAKEAIDGRIRQIERAIENTDSKYDKEKLQERLAKLRGGVAVVKVGAPTETALKERKARVEDAIAATRAALDEGIVPGGGAALIQCSSALEGLKLEGDEAIGIRIIQKALEAPARTIAENAGYEGSVVVEKVKSGKSGFGFNAAKLEYEDLLKAGVVDPTKVVRLALQNAASIAGLLLMTEAAIAEAPEKEDEGHD; encoded by the coding sequence ATGGCAAGCAAGAACCTAAAGTATTCAGACGACGCACGTCGGGCCCTAGAGGTCGGCGTCGATAAGCTCGCCAATGCGGTCAAGGTGACGTTGGGCCCTCGCGGCCGAAACGTCGTCCTCGAAAAGAAGTTCGGAAGTCCGAGCGTGATCAACGACGGAGTCACCATCGCCAAGGAGATCGAGGTCGAGGACCGATTCGAGAATATGGGCGCCCAGCTCATCCGTGAGGTGGCCTCGAAGACAAACGACTTGGCCGGCGATGGGACGACCACCGCGACCGTTCTGGCCCAGGCCATCTTCAAAGAGGGGATTCGAAACGTCGCCGCCGGCAGCAACGCGACTTTGATTCGCAAGGGGCTGGACCAAGCCACCGACGCCATCGTCGCCGCGCTGGAGAAGATGAGCAAGCCGATCAAGGGCAGGGAAGCCTCCCTGCAGGTCGCGACGGTCAGCGCCAAGGACGCCGAGATCGGCGCTCTCGTGGCCGACGTGCTCGAAAAAGTCGGTAAGGACGGTGTGGTTACGGTCGAGGAGTCGAAGGGGCTTGAGACGAGCTTCGAACTCGTCGAGGGGATGCAGTTCGACAAGGGTTATCTTTCCCCGTACTTCGTGACGGACGCGCATCGAATGGAGACGGTCTTCGAGAACCCGCTCCTGCTCTTCTATGAGAAGAAGATCTCGAGCGTCCAAGACATCGTCCCGACCCTGGAGAAGGTCCTGCGGCAGCAACGCCCGTTCGTGATCATCGCCGAGGACGTCGAGGCCGAGTGCCTAGCGACGTTGGTACTAAACCGTCTGCGGGCGAATCTGCCGGTCGCTGCCGTCAAGGCGCCGGGCTTCGGAGACCGCCGCAAGGCGATGCTCGAAGACATGGCCATCCTCACCGGAGGACAGGCCGTTACGGAAGACCTTGGGATCAAGCTCGAAAACCTGCCGATGGAGTCGCTGGGCTCGGCTGCCCGGATCGTCATCACGAAGGACAACACGACGCTGATCGACGGGAAGGGCGCGAAGGAGGCCATCGACGGCCGGATTCGCCAGATCGAGCGGGCCATCGAAAACACCGACAGCAAGTACGATAAAGAGAAGCTCCAAGAGCGCCTCGCCAAGCTGCGTGGAGGGGTCGCCGTGGTGAAGGTCGGCGCTCCGACGGAGACTGCGCTCAAGGAGCGCAAAGCTCGCGTCGAAGACGCCATCGCCGCCACCCGCGCCGCCCTCGATGAAGGGATCGTGCCCGGAGGCGGGGCCGCGCTCATCCAGTGCTCTTCCGCCTTGGAGGGGCTGAAGCTGGAGGGCGATGAGGCCATCGGGATTCGGATCATCCAGAAGGCCCTCGAAGCGCCCGCGCGGACAATCGCCGAGAACGCGGGATACGAAGGGTCGGTGGTCGTGGAGAAGGTGAAGTCCGGAAAGTCCGGCTTTGGCTTCAATGCCGCGAAGCTGGAGTACGAAGACTTACTCAAGGCGGGCGTCGTCGACCCCACCAAGGTCGTCAGACTCGCGCTCCAGAACGCGGCGTCGATCGCTGGGCTCCTTCTGATGACGGAGGCCGCGATCGCCGAAGCGCCCGAAAAAGAGGACGAGGGGCACGACTAG
- a CDS encoding MOSC domain-containing protein translates to MNLMAATVVSVQVGQPKWLSWKGRSEPSAIAKRRVEGRVTVTAEGLAGDRQGDPRHHGGEFQAVYGYSLEDYVWWHESQGVEVEPPLFGENLTISQLDLRSLRVGQRVRIGTAILAATVPRIPCWKLGAVMGDEGFVERFRDAGRPGAYFRVVEEGEIGVGDELTLEPALSAGPTLSDLFRIRTSELHRASELLELPGLHPSWQAWAARVTAAP, encoded by the coding sequence TTGAACCTCATGGCCGCGACCGTCGTTTCCGTTCAAGTGGGTCAGCCGAAGTGGCTTTCCTGGAAGGGCCGCAGCGAGCCTTCGGCGATTGCCAAGCGCAGGGTCGAGGGCCGGGTCACGGTGACGGCGGAAGGGCTGGCTGGCGACCGACAAGGGGACCCGAGACACCACGGCGGGGAGTTTCAGGCGGTGTATGGCTATTCCCTCGAAGACTACGTTTGGTGGCACGAATCTCAAGGCGTCGAAGTTGAGCCTCCGCTGTTCGGAGAGAACCTCACGATCAGCCAACTCGACCTCCGCAGCCTGAGGGTCGGGCAGCGCGTGAGAATCGGTACGGCGATCCTCGCAGCGACCGTTCCTCGGATTCCATGCTGGAAGTTAGGCGCGGTTATGGGCGACGAGGGGTTCGTCGAGCGATTCCGAGACGCGGGAAGGCCCGGGGCTTATTTTCGGGTCGTCGAAGAGGGCGAGATCGGGGTGGGTGACGAGCTCACCCTCGAACCAGCTCTGAGCGCGGGACCAACCCTATCCGACCTCTTCCGCATTCGAACCTCCGAACTCCACCGTGCCTCCGAGTTGCTCGAACTTCCGGGACTTCATCCAAGCTGGCAGGCGTGGGCGGCTCGCGTAACGGCCGCCCCCTAA
- a CDS encoding aldehyde dehydrogenase, with protein MATLAPEKYKTEAGPVYALNLINGEWKESSTGARFESTNPADTREVVGTAPQSGEKDVEAAVAAARAAFPSWAALSWVRRAELLDNLAQLIKRDLEECSRLVTRECGKPINEGRADVVESLHMVQYAAGLGRMPVGECISSEIPEKDAYIRRKPKGVIACIAPWNFPMAIPLWEMTPSLVSGNTIVLKPAEQTPIVAHKLFELMAEAGFPPGVINIVHGDADAGRPLSAHPDVDVVVFTGSYQVGKAIQRQAANEAHKFVATEMGGKNAVMVLEDADLEIAVPACVLSAFKTTGQRCVTSGRLIVDAKIVDEFQERFLAMVDRIKIGNGLSEDVFMGPLIEQESIKKYELHNQKAIEEGAQVLREGGVLTGGEYANGWFVKPFVYRMDYRPGTFCLREEAFSPHCAIIPVNGLDEAVKVYNDTDYGLAMAVITEDYRKWRYVRDHAEYGLGYVNLPSIGAEVHLPFGGVKNSGNGHPSAEGLMDAVTHRVAFTVNHAREIKMAQGLSVKL; from the coding sequence ATGGCTACCTTAGCACCCGAAAAATACAAGACCGAGGCGGGACCTGTTTACGCCCTCAACCTGATCAACGGAGAGTGGAAAGAGTCCTCGACCGGGGCCCGATTCGAGTCTACGAATCCCGCAGACACGCGCGAAGTCGTCGGTACTGCGCCCCAATCGGGTGAGAAGGACGTCGAGGCCGCCGTCGCCGCTGCGCGAGCAGCCTTCCCCTCGTGGGCAGCCCTGAGTTGGGTCCGGAGGGCAGAACTGCTGGACAACCTCGCCCAACTCATCAAAAGGGACCTCGAAGAGTGCAGTCGGCTGGTCACCCGCGAGTGCGGCAAGCCGATCAACGAGGGCCGGGCCGACGTGGTGGAGAGCCTCCACATGGTGCAGTACGCCGCCGGATTGGGCCGGATGCCAGTCGGGGAGTGCATCAGCAGCGAGATTCCCGAAAAGGACGCCTATATCCGACGCAAGCCCAAAGGGGTGATCGCCTGCATTGCCCCCTGGAACTTCCCGATGGCGATTCCCCTCTGGGAGATGACGCCGAGCCTCGTCAGCGGCAACACGATCGTGCTCAAGCCAGCCGAGCAGACCCCCATCGTCGCCCACAAGTTGTTCGAACTGATGGCGGAGGCCGGATTCCCCCCCGGAGTAATCAACATCGTTCATGGGGACGCGGACGCTGGGCGCCCTCTTTCGGCTCATCCTGACGTCGACGTCGTCGTATTCACCGGCAGCTACCAAGTTGGCAAGGCCATCCAGCGCCAGGCCGCCAACGAGGCGCACAAGTTCGTCGCGACCGAAATGGGCGGCAAGAACGCGGTGATGGTCCTCGAAGACGCCGACCTCGAGATCGCGGTCCCGGCGTGCGTGCTGAGCGCGTTCAAAACCACCGGCCAGCGGTGCGTCACCTCGGGGCGGCTCATCGTCGACGCAAAGATCGTCGACGAGTTTCAGGAGCGGTTCCTCGCAATGGTCGATCGCATCAAGATCGGCAACGGGCTCAGTGAAGACGTGTTCATGGGCCCGCTCATCGAGCAAGAGAGCATCAAGAAGTACGAACTCCACAACCAGAAGGCCATAGAAGAAGGCGCTCAAGTGTTGCGGGAGGGGGGCGTGCTTACCGGAGGCGAATACGCCAACGGCTGGTTTGTCAAGCCCTTCGTGTACCGGATGGACTATCGACCGGGCACGTTCTGCCTCCGTGAAGAAGCGTTCAGCCCCCATTGCGCGATCATCCCAGTCAACGGCCTCGACGAGGCGGTGAAGGTGTACAACGACACCGACTACGGACTCGCGATGGCGGTCATTACCGAGGACTATCGCAAGTGGCGGTACGTCCGGGATCACGCTGAATACGGACTGGGATACGTCAACCTACCGTCCATCGGCGCTGAGGTTCATCTGCCCTTTGGCGGCGTTAAGAACTCCGGAAACGGGCATCCCTCCGCTGAAGGATTGATGGACGCAGTCACGCACAGGGTGGCTTTCACCGTGAACCATGCCCGCGAGATCAAGATGGCTCAGGGCCTGAGCGTGAAGCTGTAA
- a CDS encoding PEP-CTERM sorting domain-containing protein: MQNQRLTWTLIALAAATLSFGDYMHMIQARDTSVSPPDETFIWNYDSFNDLVSHTNGTWDSVQIDIVETFRTVGLTYDGKYRMMLQNRDTGEPNESYIWTYDTYGDMVNGTNGTWALMQADIADEFQTVSLFYDGAYHMMLQKRDTSTSPPTETYLWSYNTFNDLVTDTNGSWQSMQFDVPSDYQTVGVAYDGKYRMMVQSRDPFASPPTESYIWTFDTLNDMVNHLGGTYVSGQFDVAEDYYTVGLAYVPVPEPSTIVALGLGGLTVIRRRRRRVHCNR, encoded by the coding sequence ATGCAAAACCAACGACTCACGTGGACTCTCATCGCCCTTGCTGCTGCTACGCTCTCCTTTGGTGACTATATGCACATGATCCAAGCACGGGACACGAGTGTTTCGCCCCCAGACGAGACCTTCATCTGGAACTACGACTCCTTCAACGATCTGGTGAGTCACACGAACGGCACTTGGGACTCGGTTCAAATCGACATCGTGGAGACGTTTCGAACGGTGGGTCTTACCTACGACGGCAAGTACAGAATGATGCTCCAAAATCGAGACACCGGCGAGCCGAACGAATCGTACATTTGGACTTACGACACCTACGGCGACATGGTGAACGGCACAAACGGGACTTGGGCGCTGATGCAGGCCGATATCGCCGACGAGTTCCAAACGGTTTCGCTATTCTATGATGGTGCGTACCATATGATGCTGCAGAAGCGAGACACGAGCACAAGTCCACCCACCGAGACCTACCTTTGGTCGTACAACACATTCAATGACTTGGTGACCGACACCAATGGCTCGTGGCAGTCAATGCAATTCGACGTTCCCTCAGACTATCAGACGGTTGGAGTCGCCTATGATGGCAAGTACCGGATGATGGTTCAGAGCAGGGACCCATTCGCCAGCCCGCCGACGGAATCCTACATTTGGACCTTTGACACGCTCAACGACATGGTAAACCACTTGGGCGGAACGTACGTCTCAGGCCAATTCGACGTTGCCGAGGACTACTACACCGTTGGACTCGCCTACGTGCCCGTACCGGAGCCGTCAACGATTGTGGCGCTTGGCCTAGGAGGACTTACGGTCATTCGTAGGCGGCGAAGAAGAGTCCATTGCAACAGGTAG
- a CDS encoding ankyrin repeat protein: protein MQGEYRTREEPERPLMVKELIEAGADVHLPVKGNGSKALHIAAYYAFPQCVNILLDAGADLNEQTFDDGYTPLHCALLKEDSQDLQTARILLDRGARLDLEDVYNRTVEQMVRQKRYTAAIELIEEYKKKRSQGPPQGH, encoded by the coding sequence TTGCAGGGCGAATATCGGACCCGAGAGGAGCCCGAGCGCCCCCTCATGGTCAAGGAACTGATCGAGGCCGGGGCGGACGTTCACCTTCCCGTCAAGGGAAACGGCAGCAAGGCTCTTCATATCGCGGCGTACTACGCCTTTCCTCAGTGCGTGAACATCCTGCTCGACGCCGGGGCGGACCTCAACGAACAGACCTTTGACGATGGATACACCCCCTTGCACTGCGCGCTGCTCAAAGAAGACTCCCAAGATCTCCAGACCGCCCGCATCCTTCTCGACCGGGGCGCGAGGCTCGACCTCGAAGACGTCTATAACCGCACGGTCGAACAGATGGTCCGGCAGAAGCGCTACACCGCAGCGATCGAGCTGATCGAAGAGTACAAGAAGAAGCGCTCGCAAGGCCCTCCGCAAGGTCATTGA